CAGCTTGCTTTAGTTTGGACTTACCCACGGGTGCAGCTCTTCGTTTGGGAGGAAGAATTTGAATGCCTTGAACAGACGATTTTTCTTTCTTGGAAGCCTGTTTCCGCTTCAGCAGCCACTGGATGAGTGAGTGGGAAGACTCCGCCGAGCCCTTCTTGGCCAGCAAACCTTTGACGCTGATGTCCTCATCAAGAGCAGGCCAGTGAATCCCCGAACCGCCACCGATGAGCCGATAAGCCCGCCGCTCGGCCTTCGTGGCAAACCGCAGGCGTGGAAACAAAGCGGTCGGCACCACAATTTGCCGCCCTCCCTCAAGCAGCACATGCAGCACTTCCCCCTCAAAGGAAACCTTCAAGGCTTTGGGCGCATCAAGATCAGGATTCAAAGTGCTCATTCCAGCGCTGAATAATAGCTTGTTTATTTCGGGATACAATACGTTCGATTCTCCGGATCTCTGCCGCACCAAACCCTCCTGATGATGCCAGTTTTACCGGCTCCAGCCAGAATTTGGCCTCTTTGTTTTCGCGCTCGACATGCACATGCACAGGTTCATTGCCCTCGTCTGAATAGAAAAACAGGCGATAAGGGCCGCTTTGGAGCACAACGGGCATGCAAAACCTTTGATGGAAACTACACCTCTGACAAGCCCGAGTTTCTTCTGTGCAAGTGCCCGAAATCATGCAGGGTGCGGCCATGCGTCGTGCCCCCGCACTCCTCTCCATCCTGGCCGCCAGCGTGAGTCTTCACGCCGCGCCTCCGTCTCCTGCACCGGCCCCCGCTGCACCCGCCGCGACGACGCCCCCTCCCACCAAGCCAGCGGCCAAACCGGCAGACTCCAAGCCAGCCGCTCCCAAATCCGAGGCCAAGACACCCGCCGCACCTCCGGTCAAGCCCCCGCCGGAAGACGCCTACACCCAGATGGAGATGCTCACCCGTGCCATGGAAATGGTGCGGCAAAACTACGTGGACGAGTCCAAGATCACCTACGCCGAGCTCGTCGAGGGCGCGCTGGAGGGCATGCTCCACCGCCTGGACCCGCACTGCGAATACATGGGCAAGTCTCTCTTTGAGGACATGCAGCGCGAGCAGAGCGACACCTCAGAGGGCATCGGCATCACCATCGCCCTGCGTCAGAATATTCTCACCATCATCACCGTGCGCGAGGACGGCCCCGCTTCCGCTGCAGGCGTCCTCTCCGGCGACCAGCTCGTGCGCATCAATGATGTGCTTACAGACTCCGTCGGCGTCGCCGAGGCCATGCAGCTCCTCCAGGGAAAGACCGGCGAGGAGGTCCGCCTCACCGTCCGCCGCCCAGGGACCAAGCAGTTCCTCGAGTTCAAGGTGAAGCACGAAACCCTGGCCGAAACTTCCGTGCACGATCCCATGCTGCTCTCCTCCAAAATGGCGGGCGACTACAAGATCGGCTACATGCGCATCTCCCAGTTCAACCAGCCCACCGCACGCGAGATGAGCAAGGCGCTCGATGATCTCGAAAAGCAGGGCATGAAGGCCTTCGTGCTCGACCTGCGAAACAACCCCGGCGGCCTCGTGGACAGCGCCGTGGCCGTCTGCGGCGAGTTCCTCCCCGAAGGCACCGTCGTCGTTACCACCGAGGGCCGCGTCGCCTCTCAAAATCCACCGCCCTTCCGCACACCCGCTCGCAATGGCAAAGAGCCGCGCAAATACCCCATCGCCGTCCTCATCAATCAAGGCAGCGCCAGCGCCTCCGAGCTCACCGCCGGCGCGCTGCAGGACCTCAAGCGCGCCATCATTGTGGGCACCACCAGCTTTGGCAAAGGCAGCGTGCAGACCATCCTGCCCATGAAAAACGGGGCCGCCATGCGTCTCACCACCGCCAAGTATTACACCCCCAGCCATCGCACCATTCACGAAGCCGGAGTCGAGCCCAACATCATCTCCGCCCTCACTTCTGAAGAGGAGCTCCGCATCGCCAAATGG
This sequence is a window from Prosthecobacter vanneervenii. Protein-coding genes within it:
- a CDS encoding DUF2442 domain-containing protein, whose protein sequence is MSTLNPDLDAPKALKVSFEGEVLHVLLEGGRQIVVPTALFPRLRFATKAERRAYRLIGGGSGIHWPALDEDISVKGLLAKKGSAESSHSLIQWLLKRKQASKKEKSSVQGIQILPPKRRAAPVGKSKLKQAV
- a CDS encoding DUF4160 domain-containing protein, producing the protein MPVVLQSGPYRLFFYSDEGNEPVHVHVERENKEAKFWLEPVKLASSGGFGAAEIRRIERIVSRNKQAIIQRWNEHFES
- a CDS encoding S41 family peptidase, encoding MRRAPALLSILAASVSLHAAPPSPAPAPAAPAATTPPPTKPAAKPADSKPAAPKSEAKTPAAPPVKPPPEDAYTQMEMLTRAMEMVRQNYVDESKITYAELVEGALEGMLHRLDPHCEYMGKSLFEDMQREQSDTSEGIGITIALRQNILTIITVREDGPASAAGVLSGDQLVRINDVLTDSVGVAEAMQLLQGKTGEEVRLTVRRPGTKQFLEFKVKHETLAETSVHDPMLLSSKMAGDYKIGYMRISQFNQPTAREMSKALDDLEKQGMKAFVLDLRNNPGGLVDSAVAVCGEFLPEGTVVVTTEGRVASQNPPPFRTPARNGKEPRKYPIAVLINQGSASASELTAGALQDLKRAIIVGTTSFGKGSVQTILPMKNGAAMRLTTAKYYTPSHRTIHEAGVEPNIISALTSEEELRIAKWRASHGTGEAAALELASLGDKQLERAVDSLKGVLVFDAFVAPALAPAAKPLENR